From a single Glycine soja cultivar W05 chromosome 19, ASM419377v2, whole genome shotgun sequence genomic region:
- the LOC114400843 gene encoding uncharacterized protein LOC114400843, protein MGSEGPTTPTTTIHVTGFKKFHGVSENPTETIANNLTEYMNKKGLPKRLVIGSSSILETAGQGALVPLYQRLQSAVNAKDSESSNSNKIIWLHFGVNSGATRFAIEKQAVNEANFRCPDEMGWKPQKVPIVPSDGGISRTRETTLPVVEITKALTEKGYEVMVSDDAGRFVCNYVYYHSLRFAEQNGIKSLFVHVPLFVTINEETQMQFAASLLEVLASIPQ, encoded by the exons ATGGGGTCTGAAGGTCCTACGACACCGACGACAACAATTCATGTGACAGGATTTAAGAAATTCCATGGAGTTTCAGAGAATCCAACAGAAACAATTGCCAATAATTTGACAGAGTACATGAATAAGAAGGGTTTGCCAAAGAGATTAGTTATTGGGAGCTCCAGCATTCTTGAGACTGCTGGTCAAGGAGCACTTGTGCCACTGTACCAGAGATTACAATCCGCGGTTAATGCCAAGGACTCTGAATCTTCAAAttccaataaaattatttgg CTGCATTTTGGGGTTAACAGTGGTGCGACAAGGTTTGCTATAGAGAAACAAGCTGTCAACGAGGCTAATTTTCGATGCCCTGATGAAATGGGATGGAAGCCCCAG AAAGTCCCCATAGTTCCTTCGGATGGTGGAATTTCACGAACAAGGGAG ACTACACTTCCTGTTGTGGAGATCACCAAAGCCTTGACAGAGAAGGGATATGAAGTTATGGTATCAGATGATGCAGGCAGGTTTGTGTGCAATTATGTTTACTATCATTCCCTTCGCTTTGCCGAGCAAAACGGGATCAAATCCCTTTTCGTGCACGTGCCACTCTTCGTGACAATAAATGAAGAGACTCAAATGCAATTCGCAGCTTCCTTGTTAGAGGTGCTTGCCTCTATACCTCAGTAG